From the Clostridium putrefaciens genome, one window contains:
- a CDS encoding Lrp/AsnC ligand binding domain-containing protein — MSIVVNSQLDDLDLQILDILIKDSRTPYLEIARICHVSGGTIHVRMKKMEDIGMIKGTKLMLDMPKLGYDVCCFVGVFVDKNSSFSNVMDEMSKIKEIVELHYTTGQYSVFAKVVCKSISDLQDILMHRINTIIGIQSTDTFISLSQPIDRNIKL; from the coding sequence GTGTCTATTGTGGTTAATTCTCAATTAGATGATTTAGATCTTCAAATTCTTGACATACTTATTAAAGATTCAAGAACACCATATTTAGAAATAGCTCGTATTTGCCATGTAAGTGGCGGTACTATCCATGTAAGAATGAAAAAAATGGAAGACATTGGCATGATAAAAGGTACAAAACTTATGTTAGATATGCCTAAGCTTGGATATGATGTATGCTGTTTTGTTGGAGTATTTGTAGATAAAAACTCTTCTTTTAGTAATGTTATGGATGAAATGTCAAAAATAAAAGAAATCGTAGAATTACATTATACTACTGGTCAATATTCAGTTTTTGCAAAGGTTGTATGCAAAAGCATATCAGACCTTCAAGATATATTGATGCATAGAATAAATACAATTATAGGTATACAAAGTACAGATACCTTTATTTCTCTTTCACAACCAATTGATAGAAACATAAAACTTTAA
- a CDS encoding ribonuclease H-like domain-containing protein, protein MIIRENTIYVEDIDLSKVLEIEEKGNCYESALFFDLEHYVYKKPVCIGVFGCSYYNKEDSSINVTQYMIENKKEAIDVLFMAESYFKAMAEREKKSYIVTFSGNNDFSVIKYLFTQNNIDFNFEDHFVHIDLQKEYEKKFKESIGLKNLEKLMGIEREGEIVNGANLAKTFSKVVKDKDYIKRMPEDKIQRILLYNEQDVVNLFHIYTKWNKLPCLKEDSEI, encoded by the coding sequence GTGATAATTCGTGAAAATACTATCTATGTAGAAGACATAGATCTTAGTAAAGTATTAGAGATAGAAGAAAAAGGGAACTGTTATGAATCGGCTTTATTTTTTGATTTAGAGCACTATGTTTATAAAAAACCAGTGTGTATAGGCGTCTTTGGATGTTCTTACTATAATAAAGAAGATTCATCTATAAACGTTACTCAATATATGATAGAAAATAAAAAAGAAGCAATAGATGTACTGTTTATGGCAGAGAGCTATTTTAAGGCCATGGCAGAGAGAGAAAAAAAAAGCTATATAGTAACCTTTTCTGGTAATAATGATTTTTCTGTAATTAAGTATTTATTTACCCAGAATAATATAGACTTTAACTTTGAAGATCATTTTGTGCATATAGATTTACAAAAGGAATATGAGAAGAAGTTTAAAGAGAGTATAGGATTAAAGAATCTCGAAAAGCTAATGGGTATAGAAAGAGAAGGCGAAATTGTCAACGGAGCTAATCTTGCAAAGACTTTTAGTAAAGTTGTGAAAGATAAGGATTATATAAAGAGAATGCCAGAAGATAAAATACAAAGAATTTTATTATATAATGAACAAGATGTGGTTAATTTATTCCACATATATACAAAGTGGAATAAGTTACCATGCCTAAAAGAGGACTCTGAAATATGA
- a CDS encoding protease complex subunit PrcB family protein: MKKFLMVVPIIVFSLTFMGCENMSINEKEYKKDVAKEEEGILEKVSPAENIDDNCVVEYKITSWDKAPEGINNIVSKYKGKKGYFIYSKDKDDYIIILSGKKTSGGNSISVSSVDKVDNATVITIEEKSPSSGEIVIQAITYPYIILNVKCTSEKLKVFDTFGNEYDKIEETTR, translated from the coding sequence ATGAAAAAGTTTTTGATGGTTGTACCTATAATTGTCTTCAGTCTTACATTTATGGGATGTGAAAATATGAGTATAAATGAAAAAGAATATAAAAAGGATGTAGCAAAAGAGGAAGAGGGTATTTTAGAAAAAGTATCACCTGCCGAAAATATTGATGATAATTGTGTTGTGGAATATAAGATTACCTCCTGGGATAAGGCGCCAGAAGGCATAAATAATATAGTGTCCAAGTATAAAGGAAAAAAGGGATATTTCATATATAGTAAAGATAAGGATGATTATATTATAATCTTATCAGGAAAAAAGACTTCAGGGGGAAACTCTATTTCAGTAAGTTCTGTAGATAAAGTAGACAATGCTACAGTTATAACTATTGAAGAAAAATCACCTTCTAGTGGAGAAATAGTTATACAAGCCATTACCTATCCTTACATCATATTAAATGTTAAATGTACTAGTGAAAAGTTAAAGGTGTTCGATACTTTTGGAAATGAATATGATAAGATAGAAGAAACTACAAGATAA
- the feoB gene encoding ferrous iron transport protein B: protein MITAALLGNPNVGKTTLFNALTGSNQYVGNWPGVTVEKKEGFLYKNLKIVDLPGIYAMDTYSNEEKVSKSFLENGNVDVIINIVDASNLNRNLYLTTQLKQFNKPIILVLNMMDVAESKGKTIDIVSLSKALNVTVIPMVASKRKGIKSILEIIEKKEYVMPSGDNDYHFPSEKSTYKYIENVLSTCVSKASSKNTISTSDKIDKVILNPFLAYLIFIGIMFLIFKVTFNWIGQPLSDMLDNFVSNSFSPFIEGLLESSSPWFSSLIVEGIIAGVGSVIVFIPIILTLFFCISILEDSGYMARVAFIMDKLMRKMGLSGKAFIPFVIGFGCSVPAIMSARTLESEKDRKLTALLVPLMSCNARLPVYAVFASAFFSKNADILVLSLYLLGIVMAFLLGILFKNTIFKKDEEPFIIELPEYKLPEAKNLLRHTWDKGKGFAKKAGTIIFAMSVVIWVLSKFSFSGYTETISESLLASLGGVISPLLKPLGFGNWQAAVSLLTGFIAKESVVSTMGVIYGDQLSAILPLHFTSVASISFLVFVLLYTPCVAVIATLKKEYGHKMAIFSITYQLALAWIMSFIVFNIGNLIF from the coding sequence ATGATAACAGCAGCTTTGTTAGGTAACCCAAATGTAGGTAAAACCACACTATTTAATGCATTAACAGGCTCTAACCAATATGTAGGAAATTGGCCTGGAGTTACTGTTGAAAAAAAGGAAGGTTTCCTTTACAAGAATTTAAAAATTGTTGATTTACCAGGAATTTATGCTATGGATACCTATTCTAATGAAGAAAAGGTCTCTAAAAGCTTTTTAGAAAACGGCAATGTAGATGTAATAATAAACATTGTAGATGCTTCAAATTTAAATAGAAACTTATATCTTACAACTCAACTAAAACAATTCAATAAGCCAATAATTTTAGTTTTAAATATGATGGATGTAGCTGAGTCTAAGGGTAAAACTATAGATATTGTTTCTCTTTCTAAAGCTTTAAATGTTACTGTAATACCTATGGTAGCAAGCAAACGAAAAGGTATAAAATCTATATTAGAAATCATAGAAAAAAAGGAATATGTGATGCCTTCTGGTGATAATGACTATCATTTTCCAAGTGAAAAATCCACATACAAATATATAGAAAATGTTTTATCTACATGTGTATCTAAGGCTTCTTCTAAAAATACTATAAGCACTTCAGATAAAATTGATAAAGTAATATTAAATCCATTTTTAGCTTATTTAATATTTATAGGCATTATGTTTTTAATTTTCAAGGTTACCTTTAATTGGATTGGACAGCCTTTATCGGACATGTTAGATAATTTTGTTTCAAATAGCTTTTCACCCTTTATAGAAGGTTTATTAGAAAGCTCTAGCCCTTGGTTTTCTTCCCTAATAGTTGAAGGAATTATAGCAGGTGTTGGATCTGTAATAGTTTTTATACCTATAATACTTACATTATTTTTCTGCATATCCATACTAGAAGATAGTGGATATATGGCTCGTGTTGCTTTTATAATGGATAAACTAATGAGAAAGATGGGGCTATCTGGTAAAGCTTTCATTCCTTTTGTTATAGGCTTTGGTTGTTCTGTACCTGCTATAATGTCAGCTAGAACCTTAGAAAGTGAAAAAGATAGAAAGCTTACAGCTCTTTTAGTTCCACTTATGTCCTGTAATGCAAGGCTACCTGTGTATGCTGTATTTGCTTCAGCCTTTTTCTCAAAGAATGCTGATATATTAGTTTTATCCCTTTATTTGTTAGGTATTGTTATGGCTTTTCTTTTAGGTATATTATTTAAAAATACTATATTTAAAAAGGATGAAGAACCTTTTATAATTGAATTACCTGAATATAAATTACCTGAAGCAAAAAATTTGTTAAGACATACCTGGGATAAAGGTAAAGGCTTTGCAAAAAAAGCTGGTACTATAATATTTGCTATGTCCGTAGTAATTTGGGTATTATCTAAGTTTAGCTTTAGTGGATATACTGAAACTATATCTGAAAGCCTTTTAGCTAGTCTTGGTGGTGTTATATCTCCTTTATTAAAGCCTTTAGGCTTTGGGAATTGGCAGGCTGCTGTATCCCTATTAACAGGCTTTATAGCGAAGGAATCAGTAGTGTCCACTATGGGAGTTATATACGGGGATCAGCTTTCAGCAATATTACCCCTTCACTTTACGTCTGTTGCGTCAATATCTTTCTTAGTATTTGTATTGTTATATACTCCTTGCGTAGCTGTTATAGCCACTTTAAAGAAGGAATATGGTCATAAGATGGCTATCTTCTCAATAACCTATCAGCTTGCATTAGCTTGGATAATGTCTTTCATAGTATTTAATATTGGGAATTTAATATTTTAA
- a CDS encoding DUF378 domain-containing protein, which translates to MKSFDFVALLLVIIGALNWGLIALFKLDLVASVFGAMSGFSRIIYGLVGLSGLYAISFFTRDSRNHVD; encoded by the coding sequence ATGAAATCATTTGATTTTGTTGCGCTTTTATTAGTAATAATAGGAGCCTTGAATTGGGGACTTATTGCATTGTTTAAGTTAGATTTAGTTGCATCAGTATTTGGAGCTATGTCAGGTTTTTCTAGAATTATTTATGGTCTAGTGGGGCTTTCAGGTCTCTATGCTATATCCTTTTTTACTAGAGACAGTCGTAACCATGTTGATTAA
- a CDS encoding ComEC/Rec2 family competence protein, which translates to MHLKPRHFKILFPIFLALMLVFTSCASINTSGDGENNSNTDNLKVHYIDVGQGDSILVQYKDKNMLIDAGPKSSSDKLINYLKGVGVKNINILIATHPHEDHIGGMVAVLNTFPVEKFYAPKKTNTTKVFENMVSKLKEKDLKINVAKSGVVLDFAEDITATLIAPNSADYENINNYSASLKLTYGKNSFLFMGDAEKVSEKEILQKNLDISSDVIKLGHHGSSTSSSKDFLDKVNPKYAIVSCAKGNDYGHPHKEIIKDMEKRNITVYRTDLQENIVISSDGKNIKVNK; encoded by the coding sequence ATACATTTGAAACCAAGACATTTCAAAATTTTATTTCCCATCTTTCTAGCCCTTATGTTAGTTTTTACATCCTGTGCTAGCATTAATACTTCAGGTGATGGTGAAAACAATTCTAATACTGATAACCTTAAAGTACACTATATAGATGTAGGACAAGGAGATTCTATATTAGTTCAGTATAAAGACAAGAATATGTTAATAGACGCAGGTCCCAAATCAAGTTCTGATAAGTTAATTAATTATCTAAAGGGTGTTGGTGTAAAAAATATAAACATATTAATAGCTACACATCCTCATGAAGATCATATAGGGGGAATGGTTGCTGTACTAAATACCTTTCCTGTAGAAAAGTTTTATGCTCCTAAAAAGACAAATACAACAAAGGTATTTGAAAACATGGTATCTAAACTAAAAGAAAAGGACCTTAAAATTAATGTAGCTAAAAGTGGTGTTGTATTAGATTTTGCTGAAGATATAACTGCAACATTAATAGCACCAAATAGTGCCGACTACGAAAATATAAATAATTATTCTGCGTCCCTAAAACTAACCTATGGAAAGAATAGCTTTTTATTTATGGGAGATGCTGAAAAGGTATCCGAAAAGGAAATCCTTCAAAAGAACTTAGATATAAGTTCAGATGTAATAAAACTAGGCCACCATGGAAGCAGCACTTCTTCATCAAAAGACTTTTTAGATAAGGTTAATCCTAAATATGCTATTGTAAGCTGTGCTAAAGGAAATGATTACGGTCATCCTCATAAAGAAATAATTAAAGATATGGAAAAAAGAAATATCACAGTTTATAGAACAGATCTGCAAGAAAACATAGTAATCTCTAGTGATGGTAAAAACATAAAAGTGAATAAATAA
- a CDS encoding superoxide dismutase family protein yields MINNQYIYDFYNYYGYLPCTNYNVYANFNSDYRNVKNSTATAIINGGPFGPNIKGYVHFTDVPYGTNVCVKVTGLPEYKKAEGDKSPIGPHGFHIHEFGDCEVGDKNDPFKSVGSHWNPYNQPHGNHAGDFPVLFSNHGIANMCFFTDKFKVKDIIGKSIIIHENPDDYRTEPSGNSGRKLACGEIVG; encoded by the coding sequence ATGATAAATAATCAATATATATATGACTTTTATAATTATTATGGATATTTACCTTGTACAAATTATAATGTATATGCTAATTTTAATTCTGACTATAGAAATGTTAAGAATTCTACGGCTACAGCAATTATAAATGGGGGGCCATTTGGTCCTAATATAAAGGGATATGTACATTTTACGGATGTACCTTATGGAACTAATGTATGCGTAAAAGTTACAGGACTTCCTGAATATAAGAAAGCAGAAGGAGATAAAAGTCCAATAGGTCCACATGGTTTTCATATACATGAATTTGGGGATTGTGAGGTAGGCGATAAAAATGACCCATTTAAATCTGTAGGAAGTCATTGGAATCCTTATAACCAGCCTCATGGAAATCATGCGGGTGATTTCCCGGTACTGTTTTCTAATCATGGAATTGCTAATATGTGCTTTTTTACAGATAAGTTTAAGGTTAAAGATATAATAGGAAAATCTATAATAATACATGAAAATCCTGATGATTATAGAACAGAACCTTCAGGAAATTCTGGAAGAAAACTTGCTTGTGGTGAAATAGTAGGATAA
- a CDS encoding lysophospholipid acyltransferase family protein, whose translation MKSFLVTLYYGLYMTFMGLKRIKFHFVRVFKGKEAAFQYTKKVVRKWSIKTIEIIGMDIEVIGKENIPKETCLFVANHQSYFDVPALIYAIDKPIGFVAKKELDKIPIYKNWMLDIKSVFIDRNNAREAIKTINEGVQYLKEGYSMGIFPEGTRSKSKHMGEFRKGSLKLATKSKVPIVPISIDGTYKAFEETGVLKRSFVRITIDKPIYTKDLTKEQENTLSDDLRNLMCKNLNI comes from the coding sequence ATGAAATCTTTTCTTGTAACGCTATACTATGGATTATATATGACGTTCATGGGACTTAAGAGAATAAAGTTTCATTTTGTAAGGGTATTTAAAGGTAAAGAGGCAGCATTTCAATATACTAAAAAGGTTGTACGTAAATGGTCTATAAAGACCATCGAAATAATTGGTATGGACATAGAAGTAATAGGTAAGGAGAATATTCCAAAAGAGACTTGCTTATTTGTGGCCAATCATCAAAGCTATTTTGATGTTCCAGCACTTATTTATGCTATTGATAAACCTATAGGCTTTGTAGCTAAAAAGGAATTAGATAAGATACCAATATATAAGAACTGGATGCTAGATATAAAAAGTGTATTTATAGATAGAAATAATGCAAGGGAGGCAATAAAAACTATAAATGAAGGAGTTCAGTATTTAAAGGAAGGCTATTCCATGGGCATATTTCCTGAGGGTACTAGAAGTAAATCGAAACATATGGGGGAGTTTAGAAAAGGAAGCTTAAAACTTGCAACAAAGTCGAAGGTGCCTATAGTTCCAATATCTATTGATGGAACTTATAAGGCCTTTGAAGAAACAGGAGTACTTAAAAGATCCTTTGTTAGGATTACAATAGACAAACCTATATATACAAAAGATTTGACTAAAGAGCAGGAAAATACACTATCAGATGATTTAAGAAATTTAATGTGTAAGAATCTAAATATATAA
- a CDS encoding putative ABC transporter permease → MLELSTYNLLLYFVIYSFLGWILEVSYAFYSQHKFVNRGFLNGPFCPIYGSGSLILIIFLNSFKNNLMLLFIFSILLTSFLEYITGYVLETVFNTRWWDYDDNAYNIKGRVCLSFSMMWGAVAVFIIKFVHPYIEIFTNKIPVIHEKILFYSFTTYFIVDLTVTIISLIEFRKIIIQLEQLSKEIKEKYSYFLEKTDVIEVPIKELKIKYDNAITSIKINHKRLLSAFPNLMSKSFDNLIKEIQNKLKLKR, encoded by the coding sequence ATGTTAGAACTTAGCACTTATAACTTATTACTTTACTTTGTAATATACTCATTTTTAGGATGGATTTTAGAAGTGAGCTATGCCTTTTATTCTCAACATAAATTTGTAAACAGAGGTTTTTTAAATGGTCCATTTTGTCCTATATATGGGTCTGGATCTTTAATATTAATAATATTCTTAAATTCTTTTAAAAATAACCTTATGCTATTATTTATTTTTTCCATACTTTTAACCTCCTTTCTAGAATATATAACTGGATATGTTTTAGAGACAGTTTTTAATACCCGCTGGTGGGACTATGATGATAATGCATATAATATCAAAGGCAGAGTATGCCTTAGCTTTTCCATGATGTGGGGCGCAGTAGCTGTTTTTATAATTAAATTTGTACATCCTTACATTGAAATCTTCACAAATAAAATACCTGTGATTCATGAAAAGATCTTATTTTACTCATTCACTACATACTTTATAGTTGATCTTACAGTCACTATAATTTCATTAATTGAATTTAGAAAGATTATTATTCAATTAGAGCAACTATCTAAAGAGATAAAAGAAAAGTATTCTTATTTTTTAGAAAAGACTGATGTTATAGAGGTACCTATAAAAGAGCTTAAAATTAAATATGATAATGCTATTACAAGTATTAAAATTAATCATAAAAGGCTTCTAAGTGCCTTCCCTAATTTAATGTCTAAAAGTTTTGATAATCTAATAAAAGAGATCCAAAATAAACTTAAATTAAAAAGGTAA
- a CDS encoding CehA/McbA family metallohydrolase yields MGKSKKSKGSIKKKHSIIYGIPHCHTENSTGTGGVKVALKYAKNKNLDFIIITDHNNALNNNKKHKDKDKWEDALKDIQKFNKKHDNFIGILGFEFTLKPYGHLNIFASENFFSGDIGDIKKLLLWNSVNNPIMAINHPSKNIEKLDFNPLLNNHLSLIEVGNGLYPAKSYNRYEKRYYSLLDKGWKLGAINSQDNHKINFGDSDNLTAVLVEKKDRKNLLQSLRNRNTYSTESRTLKVHFYINGSLMGDVLNCKKNNTLKFSLYAEDREDKITKIKLISSNGVCIKEMDFPPQKDIKYFCSLPFKENEKWYVAKIFLQSGAIALTSPIFLNKF; encoded by the coding sequence ATGGGAAAAAGTAAAAAATCTAAAGGTTCTATTAAAAAAAAGCATAGTATAATCTATGGGATACCTCACTGCCATACTGAAAACTCTACAGGTACAGGTGGTGTAAAGGTAGCCTTAAAGTATGCTAAAAATAAAAACTTAGATTTTATTATAATAACAGATCACAATAATGCTTTAAATAATAATAAGAAACATAAAGATAAAGATAAATGGGAAGATGCCTTAAAAGACATACAAAAGTTTAATAAAAAGCATGATAATTTCATTGGTATTTTAGGATTTGAATTTACCTTAAAGCCTTACGGTCATTTAAATATATTCGCCTCAGAAAATTTCTTTTCAGGGGATATAGGGGATATTAAAAAGCTACTTTTATGGAACTCTGTAAATAATCCTATAATGGCTATAAATCACCCAAGTAAAAACATAGAAAAGCTTGATTTTAATCCTTTATTAAATAATCACCTATCTTTAATTGAGGTAGGAAATGGTCTTTACCCTGCTAAATCCTATAATAGATATGAAAAGCGTTATTATTCCCTTCTTGATAAAGGTTGGAAACTTGGGGCTATAAACTCTCAAGATAACCATAAGATAAACTTTGGAGATAGCGATAATTTAACTGCAGTACTAGTGGAGAAAAAAGATAGAAAAAACCTTTTACAATCTTTAAGAAATAGGAATACCTATTCTACTGAATCGAGAACACTTAAGGTTCATTTTTATATTAACGGTAGCTTAATGGGTGATGTACTTAATTGCAAGAAAAACAACACTTTAAAATTCTCTTTATATGCTGAAGATAGGGAGGATAAAATTACAAAAATCAAACTTATATCATCTAATGGAGTATGTATAAAAGAAATGGACTTTCCGCCCCAAAAGGACATTAAATATTTTTGTTCTCTTCCCTTTAAGGAAAATGAAAAATGGTATGTAGCTAAGATATTTTTGCAAAGTGGAGCTATCGCTCTTACTTCTCCAATATTTTTAAATAAATTTTAA
- a CDS encoding FeoB-associated Cys-rich membrane protein, translating to MIELIVTAVIISFSAYIIYKNLKNAKKGKGSCSNCPSSSSCSGCSINKIEIKNNKK from the coding sequence ATGATAGAATTAATAGTAACAGCAGTAATAATATCATTTTCTGCATATATAATATATAAAAATTTAAAAAATGCTAAAAAAGGAAAAGGCTCTTGTAGCAATTGCCCTTCCTCATCTTCTTGTTCAGGGTGTAGCATAAATAAAATAGAAATTAAAAATAACAAGAAGTAA
- a CDS encoding FeoA family protein produces MCICDLKIGEIGTVMSICGDDKLTKRLLALGCVEGTEVFVKRFAPLGDPIVINFRGFDMAIRKTDAKKIYINNLI; encoded by the coding sequence ATGTGTATTTGCGATTTGAAAATAGGTGAAATTGGTACTGTAATGTCTATATGTGGTGACGATAAACTAACTAAAAGGTTACTTGCCTTAGGTTGTGTTGAAGGTACAGAGGTTTTTGTAAAACGTTTTGCTCCGCTTGGTGACCCTATTGTAATAAATTTTAGGGGCTTCGATATGGCTATTAGAAAAACAGATGCAAAAAAAATATATATAAACAATTTAATATAG
- a CDS encoding HAD-IB family hydrolase, which translates to MNVAAFFDIDGTLYREGLIGELFKKLVKYEIIEPEKWYNEVRPEYQKWDKRQGNYDNYLLKMADIYVEAVKGLHKSQVEFIAKKVVNQKGDRVYTYTRDRIVWHKAQGHKIIIISGSPKELVREMALKYGFDDYKGADYLMDDNLEYTGEVIPMWDSNSKREAILHFKDKYFIDVDNSYAYGDTAGDFSMFKSVGHPICINPTRELTKKVLEYEEVRDKIKIIVERKDVVYSINPDCLQIL; encoded by the coding sequence ATGAATGTTGCAGCATTTTTTGATATTGATGGTACATTATATAGAGAAGGTCTTATAGGGGAGCTTTTTAAAAAGTTAGTTAAATATGAAATAATAGAGCCAGAAAAGTGGTATAATGAGGTGAGACCTGAATACCAAAAATGGGATAAGAGACAAGGGAATTATGATAATTATCTTTTAAAGATGGCAGATATATATGTAGAAGCAGTTAAAGGCCTTCATAAATCTCAGGTTGAATTTATTGCTAAAAAGGTTGTAAACCAAAAAGGCGATAGAGTATATACCTATACAAGAGATAGGATAGTTTGGCATAAAGCTCAGGGCCATAAAATAATAATAATATCTGGTAGCCCTAAAGAATTAGTTAGAGAAATGGCTTTAAAGTATGGATTTGATGATTATAAGGGAGCAGATTATCTTATGGACGATAATCTAGAGTATACTGGTGAGGTAATTCCAATGTGGGATAGTAATAGCAAGAGAGAGGCAATTTTACATTTTAAGGACAAGTATTTCATAGATGTAGATAATAGTTATGCCTATGGGGATACTGCAGGTGATTTTTCCATGTTTAAATCAGTAGGTCATCCTATTTGTATAAACCCAACTCGAGAGTTAACAAAAAAGGTCTTAGAATACGAAGAAGTAAGAGATAAAATAAAAATAATAGTAGAAAGAAAAGATGTTGTTTACAGTATAAATCCAGATTGTTTACAGATCTTGTAG
- the argS gene encoding arginine--tRNA ligase: protein MDYKKIIAERISKHVDMEVEELEKLIEIPPKADMGDFAFPCFQLAKSLRKAPLAIAVELKDKMEKENFERVENLGPYLNFFVEKQSFMKETLDKILKEKQSYGSSDIGKGKNVIVEYSSPNIAKPFHVGHLFTTAIGNSLYKILGSQGYNAIGINHLGDWGTQFGKLIVAYKRWVDEEALLKNPIDELLRIYVKFHEEAKIDTSLDDEARMHFKKLEDGSKEEQELWKRFRDLSLKEFEKVYDMLGVKFDSYAGESFYGDKMDSVVEELESKGLLVESNGAKVVMLDEYNMPPCMIKKADGATIYATRDLAAAMYRKKTYDFYKNIYVVGSPQKLHFKQIFTTLKLMGHEWANDCEHVGFGMVKFADKKLSTRKGDVVLLEDLLNETKKKTLEIINEKNPNLEDKKEVAKKLGIGAVIFAYLKNNREKDIVFDWNDMLSFEGETGPYVQYTYARGKSILRKAEGIRSNNVDYSKLKTKEEFELVKTLEGFNEAIILAIDKLEPSIVTRYVIEVAKSFNKFYNSNSILNIEDEDLKNARLNIVEATCIVLNSGLKLLGVETVEKM from the coding sequence ATGGATTATAAAAAGATTATAGCAGAAAGAATTTCAAAGCATGTAGATATGGAAGTGGAGGAGTTAGAAAAACTTATAGAGATACCACCTAAAGCTGACATGGGGGACTTTGCTTTTCCTTGTTTTCAATTAGCTAAGTCTCTAAGAAAAGCACCTTTAGCTATAGCTGTTGAACTAAAAGATAAAATGGAAAAAGAAAATTTTGAAAGAGTTGAAAATTTAGGACCTTATTTAAACTTTTTCGTAGAGAAACAAAGTTTTATGAAGGAAACTTTAGATAAGATATTAAAAGAAAAACAAAGTTATGGATCCTCAGACATTGGAAAAGGTAAGAATGTTATAGTAGAATATTCTTCTCCAAATATAGCTAAGCCTTTTCATGTAGGACATCTATTCACTACAGCTATAGGAAACTCCTTATATAAGATTTTAGGATCTCAAGGATATAATGCCATAGGAATAAATCATTTAGGAGACTGGGGAACTCAATTTGGAAAGCTTATAGTAGCTTATAAAAGATGGGTAGATGAAGAGGCTCTTCTTAAAAATCCTATAGATGAACTTTTAAGAATATATGTAAAGTTCCATGAGGAAGCAAAAATTGATACTTCATTAGATGATGAAGCTAGAATGCATTTTAAAAAATTAGAGGATGGATCAAAAGAGGAGCAAGAACTTTGGAAAAGGTTTAGAGACCTTAGTTTAAAAGAATTTGAAAAGGTATATGATATGTTAGGAGTTAAATTTGATTCTTATGCAGGTGAAAGCTTTTATGGAGATAAAATGGATTCAGTTGTAGAAGAATTAGAAAGTAAGGGACTACTTGTTGAAAGCAATGGAGCTAAGGTTGTTATGTTAGATGAATATAATATGCCACCATGTATGATTAAAAAGGCAGATGGAGCTACTATATATGCAACAAGAGATCTTGCAGCAGCAATGTATAGGAAAAAGACTTATGATTTTTATAAAAATATATATGTAGTGGGTAGCCCTCAGAAACTTCACTTTAAACAAATATTTACTACATTAAAGCTTATGGGACATGAATGGGCAAATGATTGCGAGCATGTAGGATTTGGAATGGTTAAATTTGCAGATAAAAAGCTGTCTACGAGAAAAGGTGATGTAGTATTACTAGAAGATTTATTAAATGAAACAAAAAAGAAGACTCTAGAGATAATAAATGAAAAGAATCCAAATCTTGAAGACAAAAAAGAGGTAGCTAAAAAGCTTGGAATAGGAGCTGTAATATTTGCATATCTTAAAAATAACAGAGAAAAAGATATAGTTTTTGATTGGAATGATATGTTAAGCTTTGAAGGCGAGACAGGTCCTTACGTTCAATACACTTATGCAAGAGGAAAAAGCATACTAAGAAAAGCAGAAGGCATAAGAAGTAATAATGTTGACTATTCAAAGCTTAAAACTAAAGAAGAGTTTGAACTTGTAAAGACTTTAGAAGGATTTAATGAAGCTATAATTTTAGCTATAGATAAACTTGAACCTTCAATAGTTACTAGATATGTTATAGAGGTAGCGAAGAGCTTTAATAAGTTCTATAATTCTAATTCAATACTAAATATAGAGGATGAAGATTTAAAAAATGCTAGACTTAATATAGTTGAGGCTACTTGTATAGTACTAAATAGTGGGCTTAAACTACTAGGAGTAGAAACTGTAGAAAAAATGTAA